A region of the Cannabis sativa cultivar Pink pepper isolate KNU-18-1 chromosome 3, ASM2916894v1, whole genome shotgun sequence genome:
ACAGTAATTAACACAGTCTTTGAACAGATGAGAATGTTGATCTTTAACCCGATCCCCAACTCTTTCCTCTTAATTCAAAATGTCATTAAAATCTCCCAATACAACCCATGCTTCCTGAGTATTTAGGCCTTCTAAATCTGTCCACAGTATCTTTCTACCTTCCTCATcattaaaagcataaacaaataTTACAAGGAAAATCTTACCATCAGAAGTAGAGACTTGGAGATGGATTAATTGACTTGTGCATTTGAGTATGTTGATTCTGAAGGTATTTGGATTCCAAGCAATGATCATTCGCCCACCTTTATGCCATGCAATATTACTCGTAAAACACCAACCATTAAAAACATTAGAGTACAAGGCTCCAAGCTTGGCAGCCTTTACTCTTGTCTCGAGGAGCCCAACAAGACCAACActttgagaatgaatcaattgcttgattaagttttgtttttgttggttgtTAGCCCCCCAGACATTCCACGCTAGGATTCCATCCATTTTGGAGAGGAGGTACTCCCCCTCCTCTTTTCTTATCCAATCCTGGACTTTGGATTTGAACCCCAGCCCCATTCTCTTCTGTGTGTTCCTGCAATATATCAAAGGTATTCTCAATTAGTTTGCTCTTGTTGTTCAGTTTCTTTTGGTTTCCATCCATTAGTTACTGGTTTGAAACCATCAGAGTCTGCTGCCAATTGCTTTTTCTCCTCTACTTTTTTCGTTTTCATCACCCATTGTTGCTGTGTTTGCACCCCAAATTTTTTCCTACAAGCTTCAGCAGTGTGTCCCAATCCTTTACAGTGTGTGCACAAAATTGGTTTCCACTCGTATTTAACTCCCACAGAAGCAATAAAGTCATGCTCATCTTCAAATTCGATCTTTTCCACAAGTTCTTGGGTCATAGACACTTCAACTAACACTCTTGGGAAGGTTAGCTTCTGCCTATGCTTGGTTACTTCATCTACCAAAATTGGTTCACCAATCTCTCCTACCAATTTGAATAGAGTGTTTTGTCCCCAATACTTCAaatcaagattttcaagctgAATCCATATAGGGACTTTGCGTATATCCTCCTTTCTGAAATTCAGGTCAGGATGCCAAGCCTTCATAATCATTGGCCTTTTGTTGAAAAAGGTATAGCCCCCATTCAGAACAGAGTCCCTGTCCTCAGAAGTTGTAAATCTAATCAAGAAAATTCCATATGAAATGAGCCCAACCTTATCTACTTTTTCTTTCCAAATTCTCCTAACATTATACCGTcgtacttcgtcttcaagaaggtgtcatcgatactcaaaacaggacgacaaaaagaaaagccccttatacatgcaccgagtgatataaaacagtacttgaaccgctcatcctccaaatacaagtcagtaatggtacctggattcttctgttcTAGCATGTACAAGCATCCaggaagcttcatgtatgaaaactcaggcgtacccctagcatacgtaagtcccatctccctgcacctccacgccttcacataactcatCTGGATACCAtagttgtcaaacatgtccctctatatgtctttagccttgtacttagttccatcttgggtgtacttccccttaataaggtggTCAACCACCCATGGTGCTGCTTGACAGTGATCTGAACGTCTCGCATTCAAGTTactcggtacacactctaacctcaatGAAGGTCCCGCTACGGCTTTATCGAATGTCAAATCATGTtcatcgtccatattcaaatctacaataggatcgttattgtagaaggttgtatcgaactcttcaaactgatgaaatcctgtcgcttcttgttcttgatctacattggtcggaacctctacattggtcggaacctcctcattcacaccaatcccaacatctgtttcgggaatgcaagaccctaccacactccgagggaggggattagtaggcggcgtaggctccaaattcccaacttttctcaccttggtcacgaataatgtcataaactctgtatttgacattgttgccctcatctctaagaacgttctcagttggcgttctctcttaataacctctggcgcaaccatttgtcccttcatgtacaaggaacaaatctccaactttaaatcatacgctacaggatcaacttccaactcttcatataaaatttggCGCAGTTCTTGTAGGGTTGTCTCAGTTGTAACTGTCAACGTCAAGCTGCTATCTGCTTTGTaaatccaattataattctcacataaccaaacaccatcgtacgatacaacaaggaaCACTTTGTCTCCTACAATTTCAAACCAAACAAACAAGgtgagtaaaggaaaaaacacaaaaaaaaaacaaatatcgACATCCCATCAACATcaatcgacataatgtcgataaCAACAACAGCAGAAAATATGACACGTATTATCGACAATTTgtcgacataatatcgacataatgtcgacaaCATTACCAAGCATGCTGGTGTCAGTCCTCATCGATATATAATCGACACACCATCGACATCATATCGACATATACTCCCAAAGGAATTTGCATGTCAGACGCGTGTACAATGGTAATAAATCCATTCCTATATCAACAAACAAtcgacatagtatcgacatTCACTCGACAAACACACAGTGCATGCATTTCATATTTTACGGTTAcacatttaatgttaataaattttacctacattcccaacaacccttcccaactgccatgttgcatgtcagacacgtgtccTATCGATAAGCTAT
Encoded here:
- the LOC115723622 gene encoding uncharacterized protein LOC115723622; the encoded protein is MDDEHDLTFDKAVAGPSLRLECVPSNLNARRSDHCQAAPWVVDHLIKGKFTTSEDRDSVLNGGYTFFNKRPMIMKAWHPDLNFRKEDIRKVPIWIQLENLDLKYWGQNTLFKLVGEIGEPILVDEVTKHRQKLTFPRVLVEVSMTQELVEKIEFEDEHDFIASVGVKYEWKPILCTHCKGLGHTAEACRKKFGVQTQQQWVMKTKKVEEKKQLAADSDGFKPVTNGWKPKETEQQEQTN